In Anthocerotibacter panamensis C109, the sequence CGTCTACCCCACGCTGGCTTTAGGAAATCAGCAAGCCTCCGGCCTTTTAGCCAAACAGAAGTTTCTCGCCGGACCTTTACCGGGGATATTAGAAGGTCTTTTTGCCCAACTCCGGGGGCTGTCATAACCGTTTTGTGCCATAAATCATTGAGGTAAACCGATGACCGCGACCCAAACCACCCTGGAGCAAGTGCAAAACTACTACGGCACGGTCCTCCAGTCCAGCCAGGACCTCAAGACGGGAGCGTGCTGTAGTACGCAGACCATGCCTACATATCTGCGTGAGATCGTCCGCCAGATCCATCCTGAGGTCCAAGAGAAGTTTTATGGGTGTGGCTCGCCGATCCCACAGGTCTTGGAGGGAGCGACCGTACTAGACCTCGGCTGTGGGAGTGGGCGGGACTGCTTTATCCTCTCCCGCTTGGTAGGGCCGACGGGACGGGTCATCGGAGTGGACATGACCGAGGCCCAACTTGCGGTCGCAAGAGGCCATGTGTCCTACCACACCCGACAATTTGGCTATGAGCAGCCCAATGTGGAATTTCTCCAGGGCTATATTGAGAACTTGGCGAGTCTGGGAATTGCTAGCGCTTCGGTGGATATAGTCATCTCCAACTGCGTCTTAAACCTCTCTCCAGACAAGGAGCGGGCCTTTGCCGAAATCTTCCGGGTGCTCAAGCCTGGGGGCGAGCTGTTCTTCTCCGATGTCTTCGCCGGACGGAGGGTTCCTCCGAGCCTGACTACAGACCCGGTCCTGCGCGGAGAATGTCTAGCCGGGGCGCTCTATACCGAAGATTTCCGTCGCCTGATGGCCCGACTGGGGTGTTTGGATTATCGGGTGGTCGCCGGTTCACCCGTCGCGCTCAACGATCCGCAGGTCGCCGAGTGCATCGGGATGGTGGATTTTTATTCGTATACCATCCGTGCTTTTAAGCTGGACCTGGAGGACCGCTGCGAGGACTACGGTCAGGTGGCCTACTATCTGGGGACGATCCCTGAAGCCCCCCACAGCTTTTTGCTCGATGACCACCATCTGTTCAAAACGGGCCAACCGCATCTGGTCTGTGGCAACACCGCTGCTATGCTCAGTGAAACCCGCTACCATCGCCACTTCCGGGTAGTCGGGGACCGCTCGATCCACTTTGGACTTTTCGACTGTGCTCCTGCCACCCCAAGTACTGCTATTCCCGGCGGAGCTTGCTGTTAAAGAACTCCTTGGGGCTCGCAATGAACCGAAAGACCCAACGAAAAACAATCCCTGCCAAGGCCAAAAAACCTTGCGACTGGCGGGTAAACAAAGACGGCGCAGAGCAGGTCGCCCCTCAACCTACCCCTCTTGCTCGCCCTTACCGGCTCTATCACCTACTCAGCGATATCGACCAGCTTTTAGACCAGCACAACGAACCCTGGGCGGTTATGGACGGTCTGCTGCCTCTGGTCCGGCGCTTGGTGAGCCAACCGGATTGGCTGGACCCCGGCTATCTACAACCCGATGATCCCTGGGCGGTGTATACCCTCTTCGATGCTCCGGGCTACCTGCTCACGGTCCAGACTACGGTCTGGGCGGCAGGTCAGGACTTCCCGCCCCACAACCACGGCGGTTGGGGCATCGTAGCGGTCTTGGCGGGCACGGAGGAGAATACGTTCTGGCAGCGCACGGATACTCCGGCGCAAGGAGGTCCGGCACAGCTAGTGGTCCAACAACAACTGGAGTTTTATCCTGGGGACATCATCGCCTTCGCGCCGGAGGTTATCCATAGCATTCGGGCTAGTGCCTTGAGCCCCACGGCTACGTTTAATATTTATGGACCCGCAAACTATACCCCGCGCTTTGAATACGACCTAGACGCTGGGATGGCGCACGCTTTTTAATTACGCTTTTTAATTACGTGGGCACCGCTAGACCCGGACGGATGCGTGCCCAATGGCCCATATCCAGCTTGAAACTTTGGCAGCCGACGACATCCCATTCCATCTCCCGGCCATGGTTGCGGATATTGACATTGATGACCGGGTGCAGGGGGGTGAAATCAGGGTCCTGAGTGAGGTGGGGCTGGCTATGACGCTCCTCGACCTCGTAATAGGTTTCGCAACGGTCCACATAGGCGCAGTTCACACACAGACACATGGCAATCGTTGGGACAGAATAATTCCAAAATAGCACTTCCCCCCCAAGGCACACCCACCACGGGCATAGGGTTCTTCAGGCATCACGGTGCTACCGCTGAGAGGCTTGCGTAATTTCCTGCACATCCTGATAGAGCGCTTGCGCCCGAGCATCGGCGGTGCAACTGAGATCAGCAGAACGCTGTCCGGCCCATTCCACTGTGGTGGTGCTACCAAAAGAGGCACTCTTGAGACAGGTAGTCTGCGCGGGTAACTGATCGAGGGGCATCGCATTGGCTAGATGCGCGAAAAACTTACGGGCAAGGGTGGAGGGCAGTTTGCGGGACCTGGATTGGTGGGCTGATTGATAGTGGGTCTGCCCGGAACGGGTGATGACGATCCGATAGGCGGCGGTATTGGTCGAGCCGCTGTTGATGATCACGGCTGGGCTGCGGAGTTTGGCAGGGGCTGCCCCAATGGCACGGCTCATTAAAAAGACTCCCATCAAAACAAAGAGGATCTTGATCTGCGCTTTCATATCCTGACTCCGTATACGTCCTAACCAATATTCCAGCCCACTACCCTAAGGAGCAAGAAGGCGGCGGAATTGGTAGGGTTCTTCTTGGGCCCCCCAGACTTGTTTGCCGTCCTGGTCAAAACCCCGGTCCTGGGTGTCCATGCCGTCCAAGCGCAGGTCTACGGTATTGGTGATACGGATGGCCCCCCGGACGTGGGCGGCGCAACCTGCGGCAGGGGTACTCCCGGAATAGTCCGTGCCCTCCAGCCGGAGTGTTACCACGCAATCGGGCGGCACACTGGTTTTGAAGGCTATCCGGCGCTCTGGCTTGGCACACAATCCCACCACAGCCTTGGGATCGGCAAACTTATAGGAGGCTGAGACTACCGCTTGACCCTCCGCAGCAATGCGCAGGAGGCGCTGGCGATAGGGTTTATCAAGTTGGGCCGAGAGGGCTTGCTCCTGGTAGAGATAGTTTCCCGGAACTAGCGTAGCGTCCTCCACCTGCACTGAGCAGGCGGTTATGCGGACCTTGGGTGCTTTGGGGTTGCGGGCGGCTTGCTGGGAGGTATCCATCACCCCGCTCAGGCGCGTCGTGACTTCCTGGACCTGTTCTAGCAAAGATGGTGCTTGGGCATAGACCGGAGCAGTCAATAGCAGACTGGCGAGGAAGATGGGGCTTTTCCTGAAGTTCATAGCGCACAAAACGACTATTGCCCGTATTGTAGCCTGCCGTACACCTGCGCTTCTTGGGCAGCAGCCTAGCTTTATTTGCGGAACTTTTTTTTACCCATTTGAGCCGCTGCTTCGACTTCAGCCAATTGAGCATCCTGCAAAGACTGTCCCGTGGTGATGAGAAAAACATCGTCCAGACTGGGACGCGACTGCGCAACGGCAAAGACCGGGAAGCCCTTGTCCGTGAGGTACTGCTCCAGCCGTAGCGTAGCCCGCTCCTGTGTCCCGACAACCATACTGAGCGCATTGCCCTGGGTCCGGTTGATGACCACATCTTGCACAAAATCCACCGCCTGGAGCGCTTGAGCGGCTTGTTGCGCCAAGTCGAGTGGCGTAAACTCTCTCAAGCGCAAGGTCACTCGGTCGCCACCGATTTGGTTTTTGAGCTGGTCGGGAGTCCCCTCGGCAATCACTTTTCCCTGAGCAAGGATCGCCACCCGGTCGCAGAGGACATCGATTTCCTCCAGATAGTGGCTGGTCAAAAGGATGGCGATGCCCTGTGCCCGCAGATTGCGCAAGAAATCCCAGACTTTGAGACGGCTATTGATGTCCAGACCCACAGTCGGTTCATCTAAGAGCAAAACTTCCGGGCTGTGGAGCAGACCGCAGGCTATATCCAGCCGCTTCTTCATCCCACCCGAATAGGTGCCAATCAAGTCATCCGCCCGGTCCGCCAACTCCAGCAAGTCCAGCACCCGGCGGATACGGTCTTTGGCCCCAGCGCGGGGCAGATGGTAGAGATCTGCGTGCAGTTCGAGCAATTCGCGACCCGTGAGCATCTTGTCCTGGGCAATTTCCTGAGCGACGTAGCCGAGACGGGTGCGGACCAGCCGGGGGTCTTCGACGACCGAAGTCCCACAGACAAGCGCTTCTCCCGTGTCAGGTCGCTCAAGGGTTGCCAGACAGCGCAAAGTTGTGGTCTTCCCGGCTCCGTTTGGCCCCAATAGACCGTAGATTTGACCGGGATCGACCCGCAAAGAGACATCGACGACGGCGGGCTGGGTTCCGTAGCTTTTTTTGAGATGGCGGATCAAAACGGCTGGGTTCATAGGAGGTAGCGCAGGCTGTCTACGCCGATGGCGACAAAGAGGAGCATCAAGTACAGAATCGAGAAGCGAAACAGCGACCGGGCTTCCTGGAGGTTGTCGTAGTCACGCACCAGACGAAGCATCCGCTCAATAAAGGCTACCCCCAGTATAGAGGCCGCAATCAGGTAGAACCAACCAGCCACGCCCAGCGGGAAGAGCAGGAGCGTCGCCAAGACGGTCGCAATGGTATAGAAGAGCATCTGTTGGGTGGTAGCCCGGTTTCCGGCGATGACCGGCAGCATGGGTACCCCAGCCTTACGATATTCCTCCCCGATAAACATCGCTAGCGCCCAAAAGTGCGGTGGAGTCCACAAAAAAACGATCAGAAAAAGCGCCAGAGCCGAGAGGTTGACCTGCCCAGTCACCGCCGCCCAACCAACCAATGGCGGAATAGCCCCGGCAGCACCGCCAATAACGATATTTTGGGTAGTCGTCCGCTTGAGCCATAAAGAGTAGACCAGCACGTAAAACAGAATCCCTAACTGAGCCAACAGAGCACTGAGCAGATTAGCCGCTAGATTGAGGATGACAAACGAGAGCCCCGCCAGGATCGCCCCAAAGACTAGGGCTTGCCAGGGCTGTAGACGGCCCGCCGGGAGGGGTCGTGTCCGGGTGCGTTCCATCAGCGCATCAATGTCCCGGTCAATGACGCAGTTAAACGTGTTGGCGCTACAGGAGGCCAGCGCCCCGCCCAGGATCGTCATGAGCAAGAGCAAGGGGTCCACATGGCCCTGCCCTGCTAGCCACATGGCTCCAGCCGTGGTGATCAAGAGCAGGGTGATGATCCGGGGTTTGGTCAGTTGGAAGAAGTCCCCGCAGGTCTGCTGCCAGGAGGTTGTGATGTTTACATTCGCCTGTTGCACAGTAAAGTCCTTCGCAATGAATGAGCAAACGCTGCCTTCAGCCGGGGTGCTGAGTAGCAGGGGAAACGGGCGTAGCTTCGCCGATAGCGCTGATAGCATGATTCGGCGCAACAGCCCGGAAAGCCAGGACAGTCGTGACTACCATACTGGCAAATAACCCGATGCCCACCACCAAATGGGCGACAGTCAATAGAGGCACCTGGAGCTGTAGCATATAGGTCGCAAGCCCCAGCCCTACTTGCAGAGCGACTAGGAGCAACGCCAGCATCGGTCCATAAGCGACAGGGGAATGCCAGTCCACCGAACGCCACGCCACCAGAACGACCAGCGTCACCATGGCGAGGGTCGGGGCTACACCCCAGAGATGGTTGTGCATGACCTGACACTGTAGCGAATCGCCCAGACACTGATTTAAGGCCCATTGAGACGCGACCAGCCCCCCGAGAATGAGCTGCCCATAAGTCACCAGAGCCGCGCCCAAGGCGACCCAGGCTAACGCAGTGACCCGCTGACTCACCCGAGGACGCGGACCAAGATTCATGCCAATGGTCAACAGGGCTGCAAAAAACAGCGTCGCCGTGCCTAGGTGGGCCGTCACGATATCAAAGCGCAAGAGTTCGGTCACCGTGAGAGCACCCAAGGCTCCTTGCACCAAGACCAGCATAAGCGCCCCGGTCATAGCCCAAGGCAGCCAGCGGGGCAAGAGTTTTCGCCCCCACCAAGCGAGCCCAGTCAGCCCGAGCGTCATCGCCCCGACCGTAGTGGCAATCACCCGGTGAAACCATTCCCAAAAAATCAGGGCATCCATTTGAGCCGGAAGCACACTGCCATAGCACAAAGGCCAATCGGGGCAAGCGAGACCGGCATTCATCACCCGAGTCATCCCGCCCACAGCCATCAGGAAGACCGTGATGACCGCCGTGGCATAGATGCCGTGCTTGATAAAACCCTGCGAGAACCAACCTTGGTACCGCCCATCATCGGACGGGCGTCGAAAGAAATATAGCCATTCAGTAGTGTTACTTGCCATCCCATCAGCTCCTGCCCAAGCTCGTTGTGCGCCTCGCCAACACGGCAGCTTTTGTTTCTTTATCCACGCTAGACGCGACGCATATCGATGATCCACACTTTAAGATAGTTTTTAGAATAGTTAAGTTTATAAGAAGAAGAAGTAACGTTTCGTGTCACAATTTTGCTCTATCTGCCAATACGGTTTTTTCCTCTGCACGACGTATCCTTAGAAATAAATATTTTTAGTTTGAGTAATATTTCTTATAAGCTGTATAAGTATTGCCCTTATAAAAATATCACGGCGCAATAGACTTAAGCACTTAGGTGTCTGGTGGGAATCTAGCAGTACAAGCGATGCATTGGCTAAGCCTGAAGAAATAGCTAAACTTGATTGACCCTACGGATCACAACGGATAGCGTTGAAAAGTGCACGCCTTTGCCTGCACTAGTCGCAATGGCAGCGAGAGCGCAAAAGAGAAATCATGAATGTTCGTAAAATTACTCTGCGGGTGGTAGGTGCGTTGGCGGTAGTCGCGATCGCCGTGATCAGCCTCTGGTATGGGGCCAACAATGGGCTGCTCCCCGCCGAAGTCTCCTCCGAATCTCGGGATATTGACCAATTGTTCCGGGTCATGCTGGTGATCGCCACGGCTGTTTTCCTTCTGGTGGAAGGAGCCCTTATCTATTCGGTCCTTGCCTTCCGGCAAAAACCTGGCGATACTACCGATGGCCCACCGATTCACGGCAGTGTCCCCCTCGAAATCTTTTGGACGGCAGTCCCGGCAGCCGTAGTGCTCTGGATCTCTGTCTACAGCTTCAGCGTCTCCACCAAGGTTGCTGCGGGCGGGTCTGGAGGGTTGGGCTGTACGGTGGATTGCCCGATGATTGTCCAAAACACCGCCGCCCCGTCCGGCAAAGAACTGATGGTCAACGTCACCGCGCAGCAGTATGCCTGGACCTTCAAATATCCTGGCTATGACACGGAAGTGGGTGAACTACATGTCCCTTTGGGCCGGGAGGTCATCGTCAACATGACCTCTAAAGATGTCATTCACGCTTTTTGGGTCCCTGAGTTTCGCCTCAAGCAAGATGTCATCCCTGGACGCGTCACCCGACTCCGGTTTACCGCCATCAAAGCCGGAACCTATCCCCTGCGCTGCGCCGAGTTGTGCGGAGCCAACCATGGCGTCATGATCACCCAAGTCGTGGTCGATGAGCCCAAAGACTTCGAGAAGTGGGAGAAAACCGAGCTAGCGGGCGGCGTGGCTCAAGGGACGACCCCGGCATCCGCCGCCGCCTTGGCCCTCAAGTAAAAGGAG encodes:
- a CDS encoding chromophore lyase CpcT/CpeT; this translates as MNFRKSPIFLASLLLTAPVYAQAPSLLEQVQEVTTRLSGVMDTSQQAARNPKAPKVRITACSVQVEDATLVPGNYLYQEQALSAQLDKPYRQRLLRIAAEGQAVVSASYKFADPKAVVGLCAKPERRIAFKTSVPPDCVVTLRLEGTDYSGSTPAAGCAAHVRGAIRITNTVDLRLDGMDTQDRGFDQDGKQVWGAQEEPYQFRRLLAP
- a CDS encoding Ycf34 family protein, with amino-acid sequence MCLCVNCAYVDRCETYYEVEERHSQPHLTQDPDFTPLHPVINVNIRNHGREMEWDVVGCQSFKLDMGHWARIRPGLAVPT
- a CDS encoding COX15/CtaA family protein, producing the protein MASNTTEWLYFFRRPSDDGRYQGWFSQGFIKHGIYATAVITVFLMAVGGMTRVMNAGLACPDWPLCYGSVLPAQMDALIFWEWFHRVIATTVGAMTLGLTGLAWWGRKLLPRWLPWAMTGALMLVLVQGALGALTVTELLRFDIVTAHLGTATLFFAALLTIGMNLGPRPRVSQRVTALAWVALGAALVTYGQLILGGLVASQWALNQCLGDSLQCQVMHNHLWGVAPTLAMVTLVVLVAWRSVDWHSPVAYGPMLALLLVALQVGLGLATYMLQLQVPLLTVAHLVVGIGLFASMVVTTVLAFRAVAPNHAISAIGEATPVSPATQHPG
- a CDS encoding ABC transporter ATP-binding protein; translated protein: MNPAVLIRHLKKSYGTQPAVVDVSLRVDPGQIYGLLGPNGAGKTTTLRCLATLERPDTGEALVCGTSVVEDPRLVRTRLGYVAQEIAQDKMLTGRELLELHADLYHLPRAGAKDRIRRVLDLLELADRADDLIGTYSGGMKKRLDIACGLLHSPEVLLLDEPTVGLDINSRLKVWDFLRNLRAQGIAILLTSHYLEEIDVLCDRVAILAQGKVIAEGTPDQLKNQIGGDRVTLRLREFTPLDLAQQAAQALQAVDFVQDVVINRTQGNALSMVVGTQERATLRLEQYLTDKGFPVFAVAQSRPSLDDVFLITTGQSLQDAQLAEVEAAAQMGKKKFRK
- a CDS encoding methyltransferase domain-containing protein encodes the protein MTATQTTLEQVQNYYGTVLQSSQDLKTGACCSTQTMPTYLREIVRQIHPEVQEKFYGCGSPIPQVLEGATVLDLGCGSGRDCFILSRLVGPTGRVIGVDMTEAQLAVARGHVSYHTRQFGYEQPNVEFLQGYIENLASLGIASASVDIVISNCVLNLSPDKERAFAEIFRVLKPGGELFFSDVFAGRRVPPSLTTDPVLRGECLAGALYTEDFRRLMARLGCLDYRVVAGSPVALNDPQVAECIGMVDFYSYTIRAFKLDLEDRCEDYGQVAYYLGTIPEAPHSFLLDDHHLFKTGQPHLVCGNTAAMLSETRYHRHFRVVGDRSIHFGLFDCAPATPSTAIPGGACC
- a CDS encoding heme o synthase, with product MQQANVNITTSWQQTCGDFFQLTKPRIITLLLITTAGAMWLAGQGHVDPLLLLMTILGGALASCSANTFNCVIDRDIDALMERTRTRPLPAGRLQPWQALVFGAILAGLSFVILNLAANLLSALLAQLGILFYVLVYSLWLKRTTTQNIVIGGAAGAIPPLVGWAAVTGQVNLSALALFLIVFLWTPPHFWALAMFIGEEYRKAGVPMLPVIAGNRATTQQMLFYTIATVLATLLLFPLGVAGWFYLIAASILGVAFIERMLRLVRDYDNLQEARSLFRFSILYLMLLFVAIGVDSLRYLL
- a CDS encoding cysteine dioxygenase family protein, whose translation is MNRKTQRKTIPAKAKKPCDWRVNKDGAEQVAPQPTPLARPYRLYHLLSDIDQLLDQHNEPWAVMDGLLPLVRRLVSQPDWLDPGYLQPDDPWAVYTLFDAPGYLLTVQTTVWAAGQDFPPHNHGGWGIVAVLAGTEENTFWQRTDTPAQGGPAQLVVQQQLEFYPGDIIAFAPEVIHSIRASALSPTATFNIYGPANYTPRFEYDLDAGMAHAF
- the coxB gene encoding cytochrome c oxidase subunit II, with protein sequence MNVRKITLRVVGALAVVAIAVISLWYGANNGLLPAEVSSESRDIDQLFRVMLVIATAVFLLVEGALIYSVLAFRQKPGDTTDGPPIHGSVPLEIFWTAVPAAVVLWISVYSFSVSTKVAAGGSGGLGCTVDCPMIVQNTAAPSGKELMVNVTAQQYAWTFKYPGYDTEVGELHVPLGREVIVNMTSKDVIHAFWVPEFRLKQDVIPGRVTRLRFTAIKAGTYPLRCAELCGANHGVMITQVVVDEPKDFEKWEKTELAGGVAQGTTPASAAALALK